The DNA sequence TGGGCAAAAATTCAAGGCTTATTATGGAAATATGAAAAAGCATCAGGTCAATTCTTAAAGAAGGATAAAACAATAGTCTTTTTCAACTAAAattcaaaagaagaagataaaaggaGAATAGTGGAGGGAGGTGGAGCAATGATGAAAGGTAGCTATGAGAGGTATTTGGGGCTACCTGCAGTAGTAGGGAAATCAAAATACAATGCTTTTAGGAGCATAAAGGAGAGAGTATGGAAGGAGATTAATAACTAGAGAAACTCTTTTTTGTCAGCTGCAGGGAAAGAAGTTTTAATAAAAGCAGTCCTTTAAGCAGTGTCCACTTACACAATGTGTGTGTTTCAACTTCCAAAGAAGCTGTGCAAGGAGCTTAATGTTATGCTTGCCAAGTTCTTGTGGGGTAATCAACAAAAAGGGAATGGTGTTCATTAGTGCTGTTGGGAGATGATGAGGAAATAGAAAGGGAAATAGGGTTTGGGCTACAAGGACATAAAGAGCTTCAATATGGCTCTTTTGgctaagcaagggtggaggttATTGTAGAACAAGACTAGTATGGCTGCTAAGATTCTTAAAGCAAAGTACTTCAAAGACAAGCGTCTGTTGGAAGAAAAATTGGGCCACAAGCCATCTTATATGTGGAGAAGTGTGTGAAATGTAGTGAGTCTTTTGAGGGAGGGATTGAGATGGAAGGTAGGTAATGGTGACAGTATTAAAATATGGGGTCAGAGATGGCTAGCAACACCTTCAACTTTCTCTGTACAATCTCCAGTCTTGGTTCTAAAAAATGAAGTAAGAGTGTGTAAATTGATACAATGCAGAGGGGAGTGGAATGAGTCGTTGATTAGAAGAATTTTTAGTAAAGAGGAAGCTGATCAGATATGCAGCATGCCATTGAGTAGCATAAATGTGggagataaaatgatttggggtccataaaaaaaaggattgtTTTCTGTAAGAAGTGCATATCACTTAGAGCTTGAAAGAAAGAAGGTTAGGTGAGGTGAAAACTCAAGGCATCAAGAGAGGGATCAAAGTTGGGAAAGCATTTGGACAATGAATGTTCCAGGgaaagttaaattatttctttggaAAGCTGTTAATGAGTTTCTAGCTACCAGgagaaacctttttttttttaagaaagtaatAGACAATCCCTATTGCATCATTTGTAAAAGATGAGGAAATAGTTATGCATGTGGTTTGGCAATGTCCTGCAGCTTGTGATGTGTGGTCAGAGTCACTGAGTATATTGCAGAAGATGAAGATAGAAGAATCTAATCTACTAGCTTTGTGGGAAGAATTAGTGAAAAAGTTGGATGACTCAGAACTAGAAGAGGTAGATGTTGTAATGAGGGGCTTATGGTTGAGAAGAAATGAGTGTATCTTTAAAGACAAGTTCAAATCTCCAAGTCAAGTAATAATATTTGCTAACCATGATCTGACAAAATACCAATTGGCTCGTCAAACAGCAAAGGCAAGTAGTAGCAGGAATGAGGGGAGTTGTAGCAGAAATCTGAGGTGGGAGAAACTAAGTCCAGGTTTTGTAAAAGTTAATTGAGATGCAACAgttgacaaaaaagaaaagaatgtggGTATAGGGGTTGTAATcagggatgaagaagaggaaatgTTAGTAGCTGTGGAGGGACAGAATCATAATGTTGATCAACCTGCTATTGTTGAAAGTCATGCTTTGTGGAAGGTAATGGATGTGTGCAGAGAACTCAGATTTGATTAGGTGCTTTTCGAGGGAGATGCTTAAGTGGTAGTTAATGTTGTTcacaataaaaatgaagatttatCATATTATGGAAGTCTAATAGAAGGTATGAAGCAGTTATTGAAGTATAGAACAGATTGAAAAGTACAGTTTACTCATAGAACTTACAATGAGACATCTCATATTCTAGCAAAggaaagtttatttttaaagtttgaattGGTTGGATAGAAGATACACCTATTTGCATTAGAAGAATTATATTGAGGAAGagatgttgtaatgattaatacAAAGTGgtcaatgaatatatatatatatatataatatatatatatatattttttttttgttaaaaaaaaaaagatcatttcCAATTGTAATGAATCTCTCATACTTCATTCACTACCATCCAGGGTGAATGGTTATGTAGCATTGTCATTAATGAAAGGTATCCCCACGTAATTTCATTTGTTCTTTTGTCCCTCTTTCtcagctttattttttatttttttataatttatttatttattttttataattaataagagatttaTCATAAATAAGCATAGCTcaaatatatatggaatataCAAGACAAAATACCTAAATACAACgtctaaaatgaaagaaaaaactaaaaaaactcCAGCAATTTATCACCATTCATTTCAATAACCTTAACCATTGACATAGAGTTTTAACTTTCTCAGCTTGAATCTTAGGGTACGTTTAGGATACAAGAATTCTgatatattttcttctcaagTTTCATTCaactacaaaataattataatttcaaatcttaattttttttcatctaatcattacttaatctttataattttttcaaactctccaataaaacataaaaaataatataaatcttttaaatttcaaaatatattaaattttttaactttataataattttattcatttttttcctcttatttttcaaattcaagaaaatataataacttaaactgattattattcaaaaatattacgAGATATTATCCAACTCATGACCCTTTCTAAGTTCATGCTGAAGCAAAGCATGAgggtcttaaaaaaaataaaataaaaggaataatAAATTAGTGGCAGGCAAGTCTTAAAATGGTATATCTTTTGAAGATGGTGGATCTACGTAGACCGTGTGCACCTAAAGCTTTCACACCGCAAAACTTGACTAGTTTCACGTACAACCCACCCATCCATCAAAAcaatttattctaaatttattattcGTTTATagctattttataatatttataaaaaaatcaaaactttttttaataaagttatataatttgtattgattggtttaatataaattttaaaatagttataaaaaaaacttataaatgtagtattatttttatttatttgatttgaccttttattaaaaaatacaagaaaataaaatgattgaAACTTGTAACAAACCACGTAAATTCTGCGTCGAATGGTTTGGCGCATTTGCCTAAATACAAACCACCATTTCATAAGGATAGTGTTTGAATGAATTATAActtatgaattttattgaaaactctagagtctattttaaagatgaattttatgcatcagttactatttatttttatatttcatatttataattttttttataagatatgaagattttttttataaaatgtgaaatgtataatagtaaatagtgactgatgagaaaaatttttcatcttaaaatatagcatttttatcttttcgctgagtataaaaaataactttatatttaATCGTTTAGTCTTTGTCTTCGTcaacaagaaaacatattttatcTTCCCCTACGATAAGAACAGAGTGTAAATGCGTATCGAGTCTATCGACCCAATTGTAACAACATATTGTTTATTTCTAAAAATgggttttatttcatattttatactaaatcacATCAACTTGAGGTGATGTGTTATATAATAATCTTTTATCAATTGACATAAATTCAGAGCTCTTTGCCCTTTGAAGTCAATTACCTttgtataataaataaaaaattttgaagtttggaaaatgaaatgaaataaagatttatgaataatagtaaaataatttgaattaagatgtttgattagattttaaaaaagataaaaggttgaataaaaaatattataaattaaaatattgttttaatataatttttattttaaaatttaaaaacttatattattttttatattttattttaaatttaaaaaaattatattaattatataatgattagatgaaatgagaatgcTACTTCCCACTGAATTGGTATCGCTagtgtattgtattttttttaaagcatatgggttagtatttttttaaatactaaaaaaaaacacaaatgtTTAAGTTAAAAACAGTGTTCGGTACATTGTTTCGGTAAGTTTTGTCAGTGGACAAAGCATTttcttaaatgaaaattttaaaatttaaaatattttgtatttaaatgacggaaagtaaattttgaaaaattttaaatgattattaatttaaagGGACAAAACTCCCTTTAATGACTATcatgagtatatattttttgtctttttataattttttataaaattatattttaaattgaaggTATTTTTATAAGGAGAAATTatagttgtagtcgtgagtatgcaagagacacgtaattattttgaaaaaaaataaataaataagggactcacgtgaaaaaaaaaaattaattttttaatagcagATCTTACCCTTTtacaaaacgactgcacggtacTTGCGTACTCCACGactgcatgtagcattactcttttataagttactttataaaaatattgtatgtttatcattttcttattttcattttaatattcatCTTAACAAAATCCAATATAAACACAatacttcttttatttataaaaaaaatataaactcaatattttctatatttattcttaggATAAtgatatctttaatttattattgcTTTACTATtcagttattttttcttttactttttactaatcttttactaatctagaagaaaataaatcaaatcaaccagcataattatataatttaattaaaaataaattcaattttataaaaaattgacatcttttttgttttttgagtcaatttttataaaatttatttatttttaattaaattacattatcaCATTggttgttttgatttatttttatttaaattatacatGAAGTTAATgatctaaaatttttaatcttgattcaaataacaaaaattgataaaaaaaaaaaaaaaattgggtaagAAAGAAGTAGCAGTAATATTACCCTTTATTCCTACTAGTTTTATGGGCAGGGCAATTGCTTTCCTGAACagttttttcgtttttttatGCCTTTGCTTAACAATTAAGGCTTAGTTTGGATTGAATCaattttatcttactattataatttttatataaaatataataaataatttaatttttttaaattttaaaataataataatattaatatatatatattttaataatattttatttaaattttcattttattgtcAATTATTGCAACTCGCTTTCCAAACTTAACACGTATTGTAGTTTGGAGTTTGGAGTTTGGAGGCTTGGTAAATTTTGGGAAATGAAGCGTAAGCGGTGACCTCATCTTCCTTACTTCCAAAAGAGTACGCGGTGCACTTGCGTTTTATCCATAAAACCCCTCAATAATCTTCAACTTCTTGGCCCCGTACTCATCAATACCGTAGCTGTGAGCGTTTGCAGCATATCTCCATTTTggtaccctctctctctctctctctctattttttaaaaagtcatATTACCGGTTCTTCTGTTCATTTTTGTTTCGTGGTAGGGGATTTAGAGCACGCTTAGTTTACACCATTGGGAATTTGGAATTTACCTTCTTGTGTTGAACGTTAAATTTTCCATGAACGGATCCCAGGTCGTTGTTTTTTCGATttccaaaagggaaaaaagaactGTATAAGAAAGTTATTCctctttctttatattatttatggaTATGGAAGTAACCCATTATGGAACTTTTGCATCTATATTTCAGTTTTCTTAGCTTCATAACATTCATTTAAGAATTGCTCACTTGTATCTATCTCtttttagttatatttatatggttttttaCGCTGGAAATCATCCGGCCAAGCTGTAGCGATCCATAAAGACTCAAACCACATTTTATACACCAAAAGTATTTGTAAGATTACAATTGAAGTCGGTTGGAGCCGTTATAATTTtaatagagaaatactttaggaACAAatggattacacaaaagtaaatctacaaactgactTGGCTTGATATAGTAGTATgtcatattgtaaagttatttttaatataaaatagatgtaaCGCATCACGTgaagccacatcaatttgtggatttacttttgtgtaatctttatGTCTGTAGAAGTTCTCTAATTTATAATCCGtaagaacttcttcttcccatACCATCCGTAACCCTTCTATACTCAATCCCGGTATTCCGCAATCAGTGGCTTCTGATATTTACAGTTTCTGTTCTTACCCATTTTTTGTATCTTTGTAATTTCCTTATGCCAGTGACTAGTGAGTTACCTCAATATTTATGCTTTATTTGCAACTAACATGGCTAAAACAATTGGAGAGAGATACGTGAGTCTCATAGAATTTATTGAGCATTTTAGTGCTGCTGGAGAAATTCTCATAGTATGATAACTACTATGAGACTCATCTCTCTTCTACTTTAGGACCTAGAGTTCGGGCAAGTACTTTAGGTAATCTAAATCCAATTAGTATTGCCAAGTCTTAAGTGTGTTagatataatatcaaatcaataattttattcgattaatatcctaattaaatacaaagatttgatttaattttcataataatatttatttgatttttaagatatttaccTTCTTTCATATCTAtgtaattttcttattaatagGAACCTATGCTTTGAATTAATTCTATTCactgtgaataataaaatatagaacttaatgtttttctctctctaattcttcttccattttctcattcaatttcaatcatattctatattttatcaaaGTGATGTGGGACAAAACTATTGATAAGGAATTTGAGGGATCAGAGGAGTGAGGAGCTAAATGAGACAGAAGTAAGGGAAAGAAGAAGTTAAAGAAGAAGCTAGAGAGAAGAAGTTCcgagagaagggagaagaaagggaaagaTAGGGGGAAGGGACCCAGTCTAAAGAAGGGGGGGgggatatttttaaaattctaattcatcaaatatttaaattattggaGTACATGATACCTTTAAATAGACTAACAAATATCTTAATATAACTAGGGCTCAAATtcctaaataaattaaattttagttcTAAATAGAAGTCCTAATCCTTACTTGACTCTAAGTTGGCATTTGTTTGGGAGTAATCTTTTAGGACTATTGAGAATCCTAAACTATTACTCTATTTGGGTGGAATTATGTGAGGAGCTCAACATGTCCGTGGGAATCCGGATTTCCATCCCAACCCCTATTTGGAGGGATCACTAACCTATTGCTCTCTAGTGGATCACTAACCTATTGTttagttgttattattattattataacataTGTGGGCTTCACAATTTTTGTAgaaatgaattttaagctcatcTGGGAATATATGGTTTGGCAGGGAAAAAATGCTACACTTCTTTCGTGTTACATTGGCAATACTGCTTCTGGCAGTCAGCATAAAACTTTCACATGCTTTCCAGAGAAATGGACATGCTAAGATGAAGTCGGCTGTTTTTCTATCCCCCAAGTTTGTGCTGGGCCAAGGATCGGTGGTGGAcaaatattactataatattgaCTTCCCAAGAGGTCACATTGCTCTCAAGAGTTTCAATGCTGAAGTAGTTGATGAAGCAGGGAACTCTGTGCCACTTCACGAGACTTATCTCCACCACTGGGTCATTGGAAGATACTATCAACGTCGAGGTGCAACAGATCCAGAACACAATGGCCCTCTGAAACTTGACAAATCTGATCACATTCTCGTGAGGAATAGTGGGGTCTGCCAGAAGAATTCTCTTGGACAGTATTATGGTCTTGGATCTGAAACACGAGGAACATCTACATTTGTTCCAGATCCTTATGGAATAGAAGTTGGTGATCCTGCAGATATTCCTGCTGGGTATGAGGAGGGGTGGTTCCTTAATGTTCATGCAATTGATACTCGGGGCGTCGAAGATAAGTTGGGATGCACTGAATGCAGGTGTGATCTATATAATGTCACAAAGGATCAATATGATCGCCCCTTGAGGCCAGACTATAAAGGAGGCTTACACTGTTGCTATGATTATACACAATGCAGACTGAGAGAAGGCTTTGAGAGCGCTGAGAGAAGAAGCCTTTACCTGAGATATACAGTGAAGTGGCTTGATTGGGATGAGTTTATCGTGCCTGTTAAGATTTATATACTCGATGTCACTGATACATGGAAAAGATTGGACAATTCAACAGGACAGAATGCAGAACATGAATGCCATGTAAGTGGACTTACTCTAATCATACTATATACCATGATTTTTAATTGTACACGGATCTTAATTAATGGTCTCTCTCCTCTTCTCGTGCACACACGTTTCCGAACAAGCGACGTGCAAGTAGAAATTTGTGAAAAAGTTGGAATGAAAAATAGCCCTGTTCCTTTTGGTAATGCCGAGGTATTTTAAACAACTAGAATAGATCAAAGTCATATTAGGAGAAAACCTacctctttttatttatttattttttattttattttattttgtgcgCGCACACACATGAAACATTCTCAGTGATGGGAGGAAGAGAAGCTTCTAGATTTATACAAACCATGCTTATTACTTGTATTTAACCTAATTCTACTTGTCCAATAGAAATCAGATTTATGTCTTTGTGACCTCAAAGATGCTGAATTTGGTAATTTAAGACAGTGCAaggttgtttaatttatttgtagaaCTGGAATGGATTATTGCCATCAGAAACAGGCGATCTAACTTTTTATACAGGCAAAGTAGTTTTACTCTTGACCTCTCTTCCACCTCCAAATGTTATCCTCTATTTTGTTAACCATTTCcgtctttttgaaaaaaaaaaaacaggctGGGGTTTTCTTCATTCTTCCTGTGTGCTTGAGGGTTGGCCTTTTCCCTTTCATTAAAGATTTTAGTTATAGCTGCATGTCCATGGGCCTGTTTTTGAAAATCTTATGCTTAATGATTCCATGTCAAGGCTGATTTGCTTGTTCCAAGAAACATTGGCTTTTTAAGATGTAGGATAAGCTTTTACATCTTTGTTGTAACAACCAAGTGAATCGCAAAGTGTCACAAGTTTCAAAAGACAACAAAATGGTATAACCTGAATTTAGATTTCAACTGAGCCATCTTCTGTTCTGTTGTTggcattttttcttcaattcagTAGCTCTTTTAATTgagtaaatagaatttctttggTACAGGTTGAGTATGAAGTTGAATCTTGTAGGGCATCTGGCATGGCTAATAATGGATGCATTGACACCAAAAGGGTAAGCCTCACAATGCCTACTGGTGGTTCTGTCATCTATGGTGTTGCCCATCAACATTCAGGGGGTAGTGGTTCAACTCTTTATGGAGAGGTAATTTCAACGTTTTATACTATTTGTAGTAAAATGAGTtcaacatttatttaatttctttatctgCTACTCCAGTCACAATCTGTTGTTGCATAGTGTAAAACTTAACCATTTACCAACCTGATTTGATGATCTTATACTGAGATGTATCCGAATTTGTCAACTCTGACAAGAAA is a window from the Juglans regia cultivar Chandler chromosome 7, Walnut 2.0, whole genome shotgun sequence genome containing:
- the LOC108995353 gene encoding uncharacterized protein LOC108995353, with the protein product MLHFFRVTLAILLLAVSIKLSHAFQRNGHAKMKSAVFLSPKFVLGQGSVVDKYYYNIDFPRGHIALKSFNAEVVDEAGNSVPLHETYLHHWVIGRYYQRRGATDPEHNGPLKLDKSDHILVRNSGVCQKNSLGQYYGLGSETRGTSTFVPDPYGIEVGDPADIPAGYEEGWFLNVHAIDTRGVEDKLGCTECRCDLYNVTKDQYDRPLRPDYKGGLHCCYDYTQCRLREGFESAERRSLYLRYTVKWLDWDEFIVPVKIYILDVTDTWKRLDNSTGQNAEHECHVEYEVESCRASGMANNGCIDTKRVSLTMPTGGSVIYGVAHQHSGGSGSTLYGEGGRVICSSIPTYGEGEEAGNEAGYIVGMSSCYPRPGSVKINDGETLILESNYSSTQRHTGVMGLFYILVADELPKPSIRIPLSKSVNQV